In a genomic window of Miscanthus floridulus cultivar M001 unplaced genomic scaffold, ASM1932011v1 fs_432_6_7, whole genome shotgun sequence:
- the LOC136531759 gene encoding phospholipase D zeta 1-like, with product MNLESLPPPAGLRHGHHRYARMPPQEDLEGEAAPTDQERELERRPEVLAASASASLRVPDAARVFDELPRASIVAVSRPDAGDITPMLLSYTIEVHYKQFRWRLYKKASQVLYLHFALKRREFLEEFHEKQEQVSFFLEISFLFTL from the exons ATGAACCTGGAGAGCCTACCGCCGCCGGCGGGATTGCGCCACGGTCACCACCGCTACGCGCGGATGCCGCCGCAGGAGGACCTCGAGGGCGAAGCGGCGCCTACGGACCAGGAGCGGGAGCTCGAGCGGCGGCCGGAGGTCCTGGCGGCCTCAGCGTCGGCATCACTCCGGGTGCCCGACGCCGCGCGGGTGTTCGACGAGTTGCCCAGGGCGTCCATCGTCGCCGTCTCGCGCCCCGACGCCGGGGACATCACGCCTATGCTGCTCTCCTACACCATCGAGGTTCATTACAAGCAG TTTAGGTGGCGTCTATATAAGAAAGCTTCGCAGGTTCTCTATCTTCACTTTGCATTGAAGAGGCGTGAATTCCTTGAAGAATTCCATGAAAAGCAGGAGCAGGTTAGTTTTTTTCTGGAAATCAGTTTCCTATTTACATTATAA
- the LOC136531758 gene encoding uncharacterized protein, translating into MWKKRAAAVSATAVPFPGPAAAEPEPDHFNDYGFDPQLLHFFSQPEVKRLWGRRQRHHQHQPAQCKPMESARFKLQKPISKKHHHRPQKQQRRRWWSSAASAALHLFKKRPSSTRPAPAAAPTPPYGSAASTTVPLYLADYDAAGGDDDDGAAACTCWAPAVRSGSRLAAAELGAAAVAVPYVSLRSTSLAGGGGAEGAPVMPIYLVT; encoded by the exons ATGTGGAAGAAGCGAGCGGCGGCCGTGAGTGCCACTGCTGTCCCGTTCCCCgggcccgccgccgccgagccagaGCCGGACCACTTCAACGACTACGGCTTCGACCCGCAGCTCCTCCACTTCTTCTCCCAG CCTGAGGTGAAGCGGCTGTGGGGTAGGCGCCAGcgccaccaccagcaccagcctGCGCAGTGCAAGCCCATGGAGTCCGCGCGGTTCAAGCTCCAGAAGCCCATCTCCAAGAAGCACCACCACCGCCCACAGAAGCAGCAGCGCCGCCGGTGGTGGAGCTCCGCCGCTTCCGCCGCgctccatctcttcaagaagcgcccctcctccaccagacCCGCACCCGCCGCAGCTCCAACTCCCCCGTACGGGTCCGCCGCGTCGACCACCGTGCCTCTGTACCTCGCCGACTACGATGCTGCAGgcggggacgacgacgacggcgcggccGCGTGCACGTGCTGGGCGCCGGCCGTGCGGTCCGGcagccgcctcgccgccgccgagctcggcgccgcggCAGTGGCGGTTCCCTACGTCAGCCTCAGGTCCACTAGCCTCGCAGGCGGTGGTGGCGCTGAAGGCGCTCCGGTGATGCCCATCTACCTCGTGACGTGA